TTAGataaatgaggtatcaaaatgaccacaagagaataataaatacatataaggACCAAATAAACTAATATATGTAGAGATTTGTACgcatgaaatgaaataaataggattttaagctcaaattattttcatatttgacttgacgcagcaaaaatgtttccaaacatcaaactattattcgtaattAGTTATTTGACCTGCAAGTGGGACCCCCCTAGTTCATGACATATAATGAATGCGCTGTAAAGCAATTTGCATTATAACAAGCTCAGTGTGGCTATGGAGAAGATGTGTACTTGTGTCATGCTCCATTGATCACACTTTCAGCCGAAGCCGATTTCCACGAAACAGAGGCCAGATGACATTATTTTTGGAACACCCATCGTATGTTAAGTAGTACAGGATTGCAAACCGCTGAGTAAGTGTCTTTTCATATTTGACAAGTTTGATGATTTATAAGATTTTATTACAATGCTTTTATATGTACAGATTCGTGTATTTGGAACATACCGATAATCATTGATCTACTTTATATTATACATCCAGAcatattgaaaagaaaaaaagatataaacGACAGAAATTGATATatctttttattgtaaaaaaatgtggataaatatattacatttctTTCACGTTTAGCGTATACTCTGTATGATTTGAGTGtttaaaacgaaaaaaaaattagtgAAAGCGTACAACAAGTGGACCTTATCGTTTGTTTACTATTGATATCACCAGTTTTGTATATGCGATATGACCAAGATTTCTATAAGTTGATATAAGCCGGGATGAAATTGCACAATCCCTTCGAAAGTGGTAGCACTTTCTGGTTGGTGCTTCTTTCAATCCCGACTTGTCAACCCAATCAGTCAACaattaaattcattttaattctGTTGAGCTGTAGTCGTTCTAGAAACattgtttttaagtattttaagtatttttgcATTACCTATATTCATGACTGTTTCAACCATTTTTGAAATCTATAAATACAGCTTTTTAGGATTATTACATTTTATGAATATCATGCTGGCAAGGAGGATATTGAAATGATCATGTGTTTTAATTCTAATAAGTACACATCGATACAAATTAAAGAAACAGCAACGACATGTGAACAAGTTATGCAAACAACCATTATTGTTGTAGACATAAGTGGTTATATGAGATAACGATGTCTTTGATATAATTTACTGCAATGTTGTAGAAAGAATTTCTAACTGACATGATGGTTAAGTATCTAATCGTTaccttttaaaagaaaaacctCAGGACCCATTAAATGTCTATGacaataacatttatttcaaatgtaaTATTAGCAATATTACAATAACGTAATTGGAAATATAAGTTATTATAAGTGAAGCTAATTTGCAAACAAAACcataaatatacattacaaaTCATCAGGAAAGAAAAACTAAAATGATTATGACAGTACTATAAAGTAGGTATTTCGTGTATGCTTTATTCGTACTGGAGGCGGATTTCagtacacaaatacaaaaatacaataaatactcACCTTGACGTAGGTCATATAATATAACAAGAAAATGCATCGATCACAGAAACTCTTTGGATATTTCTAgataaaaacatgtttacagGTATGAGTTCGAATTCTGGCAGTAAGATGCCGTAAAGGGAAGCCAATACTAATTTCGCGCATTACACAAACTGAGGGCATACAATTACATATTTGTGTGTAGGTCATAGCGATACCAACTTCTCATTACAACCGATTTATTGTCAATGTAAACCCTAGTtctaatacatgtttattataCGTTTTTATATATAGGGAAAGTTCCGTTCAAGTCACTCTTAATGAGGTTGACATAGTTCATTAGATATTTTTGTTTGGTGATATTCTTTTGTTAGTTTGTAAGAACATAAAATCGATTAATATAAAATggtgattacatatatattcacatGATATCCGTTGCGATACGAATCTATTCACAAATGATGCAAACGACAGTTTTAGCCCGattataaaaacaacatatgaatCAACCCTATGTATTGACGATATGCTGACGATTACAACATATCGCTTAAACAGTTTTAAATGTAGgtatataatcaatatttaGCGTTTTTGATAGATGAAGAGTGTGCTCTTAAAACTTCATTCTCTTATAGGACTACACGCTTTCTCAGCATTCCATGACGGATGATGAAGTCTATTCCATATGACTGACCGTACTGCTGTATCTATGTCAACAATCATCAGGCATGATTGTATTGATATAGGTCTCGCTGTTACCTGACaacatacagaaaaaatatgtttacaacaTCTAATATATTCATTTTCGTCAGAAACAAAGTCTGATTGCAATAGCACAAACGAGTTTTTATTTATTCTCTCTTtctttatgtttatttatatatgtatcagACTATTTTGAAAATCTGAGATAAATGTTTCAGCtttgataacaaaattaaaactaaacttGTTTTCAATTACTTATTTCCTACCACATTTAGGATTGGTAtgaattatgtttttgtttaattaccGACCGGAAAGATTACTCTGGAGGTCTTCATAATGGTTTGGATTGGATCGTCCCTCCAATGACTCGTAAGGCCTGTGGATATGCATGTAAAGAATAAAACACAATGTTATGTTCTTCAAACTTATCTACTTATACTTAAATGcttattttcctttttcttcATTACATCAAATTATATGTTGATGGTTCGAGAAATAcaaatttgtgatattttatatttggtCATCATATACGGGTTAGTTGGATATCAATGTGCTCGAGAGCGAAAACGTTTAGAACATGTTCTATATTTGGTGATAATTAATGTTCAAACGAcgacaaaaatgattttatgataTGGTCTGAAACCTAGAAAAGCACCTAAAATGCATAGTAATTGTCGATTTGGTTTTTGTATAGCTATGTTACAAAGCTAAATCGACTTTTTTTCTTCAGTCATCGAAATCAAAACAAGAAAGGTAGGATTTACATTTTTACCTACTGTCCCCATTGCATTGATAGTAAAGTGGACTACATTTACGATCGTATATCTTTTTTACTTCTCCCTTGACAACACCTCACGATTGGCCTTGAGCTGAGTATTGACGCAATGGAGATAGGCtctgattttatatatattgaacAAAAGAAGTATATTGCGAGTGATGTCTGTTCACATAGTACGCTCAAGACATGTGTGTATTAGAAAGCTTCGTTTTTCACatcaattcattttaaaatgtgaaaatgtaaaaagtCAAATCAACGTCATGTTTGAATAAGATATAATGTTGCTTTAGACAAAAAAACAGCATGACATACGAGATCCTCTGAAGAAAAGCAAGACACAGCAAGAAGGTGAAAAACTTATAAGGTATTTGTTTGGGCATAAATGCATCCAGGTAACAGGGTCCTGATGAAACTTTTTAAAGTTTACATAGGATTACACATACCCGCCATTTCCGTTGTTAACATCTTCggaaactgaaaatataaagagaattatatattttacttcattttttaaaataattaacaattcTATGAGAGATAAGACACGTGCATAATATGCAGTTGTTTTTTCCCGTTGGTTTGTAAGATATGTATAAGATTAATTCATATGTTTAAAAGCAACACTTCATGGTTTTACAACGGATTCGTCATCGCTTAATGAATGTTATGCTTTCATTAATGTctttacattaatatttatatttctgtatcaaaatagtaattaaaaatagaatctacaaatgtatataacaaGATTGATCCCAACCTCTTTCCGCttggatttaaaacaaaatatttttcattcgCTTCAGAATTCCTTACCCTGTTGATGTCCTCCAATTTCTGAGTACACAGACGGCTTGGCAATCTTACTGGTGTCTAGGTGTTGATACGGGGATCTAAATGATGGTAATTACGGTAACATCGTAACAAAATgtagaaacaaatacatttttttacgATACATAATTTGTGTCACATATAATAATGAATGTTATTCCTTAATCTATCTTAGGTGATAATTTCAGTTAGGACTGGATATTTTTTGGCTAGGGTTTACTAGATCGTTAGTTAAATCAAAGTCACAGTTATAAAACATCTACTATGTCAATCAGATTACGAACATATCAGATAAAACGAATAAAGATATTGTAAAATAGATACAGACAGATCAATTGAGCCATCATTTACGCTGTAAACATTCTTACAAATGTACACATATGATCAGATAAGTTGATACTAACCCGATGCTTTGTATCTCGCACCACAACTATCGACCGTGCAGTACTACATAAATATGTTCATACGTTCGGAGGATAATTTGTGAGGTAAGATAGACACTATATTGGAGACTTGCAGTCATTTACACGTCTGTCTGGGGGCCTTATAGTCAAAAATGACActaaatgaaaacagaaatgtTTCCACTGAAAGATTGTTGCCGTGGAATCTCCAAAACAACTTTAATGAGTCTACCGTCCTCATTAAAGGAAACACGACATGGGAACTAATGAGATATTTTATACTAATGccacaatatataaaaaaaatctatttgcGTGATGAGAAGTTAGTATTTAAGAAGAATATAAGTAAACCTAATCCATGCTAGTATTCATTTCTGATCCTAATGCACTAAAGGTCGAGGTCATATTGTTTCTTTTCGATTTCTGAAAAAGTCATTAGTGTATTAAGGTCAAGCGATTTCTTCATTTCAGAATACTTTATTGTCAGATGTTAAAGACAATAGGAATTGAACAACAGGCAACATGCCAATACACGCCCTCTCCTTAAACAATTACACCTGAAAATCACAAGTGAACCATTCAATTATACACAAATTGATAGATGTTAGGTTTTGATGTCTGATCATATATCAATTCAGTTGTTTACACATTCAGATGGAATGTTTCAGTCTTTATTTTACAGAAGAGCTCATTGCCCATTACCCAAAGTGCATATATATTTgctttaacattttattattcaaatgaaatatggactttttttctgtattgtGGAACATGATATGGATTCTAATTTATTCCTTGAAATAAATGAGGAAAACTTACTTACCTATCCGTATTGTTTTGACGGGCGCCATCTGTAATGGATAGGGGTATGTTTATGGAAAGGAACAAAACAATACTTCTATgacatatgttaaatattttatcacatttcaTGAAGTATTTTCAAAGTCTGCATATTAGCCAAAGAAAACATCTCAACTGATAGCCCACCgtatgtaatgatattgaatatcaaattatataatatgGTATTTATCAACATTACCTCGATCTGAAAGTTGTATGTCTTGATATGTGTCTTGTTTCGGAATCTGGTCGGGgctgtaaaaatataaaaaaaacgttTTTCTATTTTAACAGGAATACTTTAAGatgaatatgtatgtatgtatgtatgtaatgtatgtatgtatgtatgtatgcatgtatgtatgtatgtatgtatgtatgtatgtatgtatgtatgtatgtatgtatgtatgtatgtatgtatgtgtatatgtttatatatgtatgtatgtatgtatgtatgtataactatgtgaAATATAGCCCTATAACACCAAATGGTGGGAATCAACTGTCAAATGTCAGATGCTTCTTTAAACTTAAAAAGGTGTTTCTCGATGTAAAGTTTATTCGACTTTCGCCGAATGTATTCTGCTTATTTCATACGGAAACATTTAGTGTAAAGGAGTATTCTCTACTTACCTACAGCACGCTAGTCTGTTTCCTGTAagacaaatacacatatatCTTTATCACTGATCAACTTTGTATACGTGCTGCGTTTTCCTTTACAAAATGATCCACGTCctaaaatgtttaatgtgtatGTGGAAATTGTACTCACTTGTGACGAAAATCACGAGACCGATACCAATTAGAAGTGATATAACTCCAACAACTGTCAGGACTACTCCCGTTACAAACACACCATCTGTTCCGAAGGAATTTTCTGTATATGATAAAAGGAAGATGAAAAAGAAACACATGTTTGATAATCTTCTTAAATGTCGAAGAAAGGTtacatgttttttaatttattttcattccaGAATGTGTTATGATTCAAATTTCTATATGTTAGTCCATCGTGTTTTATAGTATCGATTGTCTTGTTCACGTGTACACAGTTAATAACTATTAAATTTGTTATCGtttaatatatatagatgttcTCCTTTCCCCTTGAATTTACCTTCCCGCACAACACAACCCACAGCTTCAGTAGATGTCGTGTTTCCATATGAGTTGTAGGCTGTAACTTTAAAGAAGTATGCTTGTCCAGCGACGAGATTTTCTATGGTTAGACTATACCCATCTTTTCTATCTGCTTGGCTTGGTATCATCGATGGATAAACCTCCTTTGAGTTCAGAAATCTGTCGTCACTAAACAAAACTTGGTAGTACTGTGTGTCCCCTCCCCCACTCCAAGATATTTCAGCAGAATTGGGCTGAGTACAAGCTACCAGGGATATCGTTGGGATTCCTGGGTTCCCTGTCAGACCGAAAATGTATGttttacgtacatgtacattatataaggatacatgtacttatttacGCTCAGGTAATGATGATTGATTTTTGCATTGATAAGAATTATCTTGAGTTTAAATTGTTTTTCCCAATTATATCTATGTTGAACGATTTTCTCTTACTTCAATCAAACTAATATTCAACACTTGTAATCATCTGTTGCATATTCCAAGGGGTATATggtatgttttttatttgtaattgatCAATTCCATCCAATATAGCACAAACTTCTAAGTTCTGTaaatctatttttatatttaagaacattaaaaattatatgtgccgtattttctTACTCACCAATCAAGGagagtttttaatatgttattcatcaccaaaatattttgatagttacagTACTTTCAGCGCATAGGTGTTGAATATGTAAGTACAGgttagagctgaaaatgactTTTGGCAGTAGTGCTCCAACTTTAATTACATTTAGAAATgaagtgaagtgaaatgagtacatacgagGAGACCATAACGTCAAATTGTGTGTCTACAATTTCAATTCTCATTTGTACCGTATTGGTAGTAATTGTAAATTAATTtatgcaggtatgtttccatctaaacatacactAGGCataaaatcatcaatttaaCAGTACAAATAAGGCATCCgaatgtatttgaaatataactttaatttaCCGTAATAATTGTTACAATGAGCAAGTAGCGTTCATAATTAGATTTATATTCCTTTGTTAACTTTTGGTTATTGCCATTCATTTTAATACGTTAATACATATGATAAATATGTATCTATTGCAAGACCAATACATATCCTTAAAAGCATTTATAACATACATTTAATATTAATCTTTTTTCAAACCTCCAAAAACGAAACTTACTTTTTTCCCGAACTGTAAAACGTAACACTGCGGTACCAAATGCGTTGGTGGCCGTCACCTTGTACATTCCAAACCAATCTTCCTCAATATTCTGACGAGTCACTACTGACCTCGCTGATATATTCTCTGTGTCAAACGTGTTTCGTATCAGAACGTCATCCGTCCCATTGACTAATTGCTGGACATTAACAGATTTGGATGACTGAAAAGTCCATGTAAACGATGGTGCCGGGACCGCAGTAAACATAGCTTGCAAAACAAGGTTTTCGGATTGCTGTAAATCCATCGTTTGGTTTCGGTGCAGTATTTGATGTGGTTGTGGCTCACCTGAAATTAAATGGAATCACTAtaataagaaaacaattttGCAAAATGTCTCTTTTTACAGTCACATTTACCCAATATCATACTTACATTGAACAGTCACACTGATAGACTTAGTCGCCTCTCGAACAACATTCCTACCGGTACATCTGTACGTCCCGTGTTCTGATCTGTCCAGTTGTCCCAGTGACAACACAGGTGACACAGTAAAGTTGGTGTTGTCCGGTCGTGTCCAGACAAAGGTACAGTCAGGTCTACAGTCCGCTGTACAGGTGATGTCCGGTAACGTGTCACCCTCAATTTCATCATAACTTGTCGTCTGTGGTGAAAAGGTTACAGAGGATCCAGGGCCATCTGTGGAAGATGTGACTATGTTAAAACATGTTTCTTAATACACGAATTGTGTATGATAACTGAAATTGTAGAGATCGATGTCCAATTTTAATCAATTCCTTAATAACTTTTGTTGTTAGTAGGATATTAACaacaaaccaaacaaccaaccaaATTAATCAATACTTTAAGTATTGTGAAaatcaacaaataaaatttgaggTTGATTTTTGCGGATCTTTTGTAAATCCTTTAACGGTTTTGTATGTTTTCATGCAAATGGTGAGTTATATGTTGTTTTTACTCCTTTCAATAATAATCTGCATCATCtagaatataatatattgaaGAGAAGGTTTTCTTCTGTTTAGGCTAACTATTTGCACGTATGTACACCCACAATTACAGCTAACATAATATACTGTAATATAGCGTAATACAATATGTAGAATTCATCGAAATGTGTCTCAAATGTGTACCATCTGTCATGATGTTCAAAAACAAAGTGTTGGAATTGAAAACAACATTACATTCTTTACAGAAGGGTATTAATAGCGGAATTCCGAGATAATGAACTATGATTTACAGTAAAAAACACGTCGTTGTCAGAATGCAACACTTTTTAAGCTAAAaatattcatacaaaatatcGCCTTGGACAATGTCATGCTATTCATTTtgttatgatgttttataaccATTGACAGCAGTGCaagttttatatgattttttagtGGCATGCCTACACACTATATCATTTTCGTGCactttaaataaacattctTTCAAAAAGCTTCATAAAATTAAGATTATAGCTTATTAAAAAAAACGTTATTGCCACGTGaacacaaacatgtacatgcatattacCCTAATTTACATTGcgatacaaaataatgtatcaatGAAAAACATAATAGTCATTCAACAACACCCTAGACAAAATACGAAGtcttataataaaaaaaatatgcatatatcCTCTACAAAAAACTGTTAAGATGATTGACGTAGTCGACTCCCCAGCAACATTCCTAGCAGAACATCTGTACGCTCCATGTTCTATTCTGTTCAGTTGTCCCAGTGACAATTCAGGTGACACAGTAAAGTTGGTGTTGTCCGGTCGTGTCCAGACAAAGGTACAGGCAGGTCTACAGTCCGCTGTACAGGTGATGTCCGGTAACGTGTCACCCTCTGTCCAtgtgtagatagagtctgatggaGACAAAGTTATGGAGGTACCTGGGCCATCTGggaataaataatgtatttagatgtctacatgtgtaatatatttgataaacgCAAGCATCGTCTTGATATTTGCTTTGTTATGAACATATTCTCTTCAGACATATGTTTGATTTGATATTGTATTAGGAATGTTCTGATAAAAGACATTTCACGTAAGCGAATATCGAACAAAACCAATTTATGGATAACTAAATGTTTAAATGACTAAACTGACATATACGTACAATAAGTTGTAACATTGACTCCCACAGTTGTAGTACTACCATGTACATTACTTGCTGTACACCTGTACACGCCGGTCTGACCTCGCTGTAT
The DNA window shown above is from Argopecten irradians isolate NY chromosome 8, Ai_NY, whole genome shotgun sequence and carries:
- the LOC138329823 gene encoding LOW QUALITY PROTEIN: neural cell adhesion molecule 1-like (The sequence of the model RefSeq protein was modified relative to this genomic sequence to represent the inferred CDS: deleted 1 base in 1 codon) produces the protein MRSLDVSNKEAGLVQFYRRPDVTTPVGSLQIGGGQCYNTIVNPAVLCTADVCSCDITSGDSLGSVFRWIIQPQTGDQGSVWFCRRINNNLPNTDLDSDDYTLNVADDVYLTGSSEYAVPGTGFTLTCDVPEEAGLVQFYRRPDVTTPVGSIQIGGGQCYNTIVNPAVLCTSDVVPVTSDVCSCVTSGGNHGTVFRWIIQPQTGDQGSVWFCRRINNNLPNTDLDSDDYTLNVADGPSTSIALSPPDTTYIRTESDTLADIICTADCRPHCTFVWTRPDNTNFTVSPVLSLGQLDRSEHGTYRCTARNDVGESYSPGTSVALSPPNTTYIRTEGDTLPDITCTADCRPDCTFVWTRPDNTNFTMSSVLSLGRLDRSEQGSYRCIARNVAGKSTIYATVNMKYGPSSVSLTPPTVTYTPTEGQSIPTITCFADCNPACTYSWTKDGQSYTTGSGLQLTNIQRGQTGVYRCTASNVHGSTTTVGVNVTTYYGPGTSITLSPSDSIYTWTEGDTLPDITCTADCRPACTFVWTRPDNTNFTVSPELSLGQLNRIEHGAYRCSARNVAGESTTSIILTVFYGPGSSVTFSPQTTSYDEIEGDTLPDITCTADCRPDCTFVWTRPDNTNFTVSPVLSLGQLDRSEHGTYRCTGRNVVREATKSISVTVQCEPQPHQILHRNQTMDLQQSENLVLQAMFTAVPAPSFTWTFQSSKSVNVQQLVNGTDDVLIRNTFDTENISARSVVTRQNIEEDWFGMYKVTATNAFGTAVLRFTVREKRNPGIPTISLVACTQPNSAEISWSGGGDTQYYQVLFSDDRFLNSKEVYPSMIPSQADRKDGYSLTIENLVAGQAYFFKVTAYNSYGNTTSTEAVGCVVREENSFGTDGVFVTGVVLTVVGVISLLIGIGLVIFVTRNRLACCSPDQIPKQDTYQDIQLSDRDGARQNNTDRSPYQHLDTSKIAKPSVYSEIGGHQQVSEDVNNGNGGPYESLEGRSNPNHYEDLQSNLSGNSETYINTIMPDDC